Sequence from the Curtobacterium sp. MCLR17_007 genome:
CACACGGCGGCGAAAGCGCCACGGTCCGGAGCGTGATCCTGGACCGCAACCGCACCGCCCACAGTGTCGGCATCGTCCACGTCGATCAGCTCGAGGTCGACCTACGGCCTGCCCTGCCGCCTGGCCTCCGACGTGACCGCACCCCCGCAGGGAAGGGCGATTCGCTGCCTCACCGGCGCCGCTGACTTCGAGAGCCGCATCCGCATCCGCGAGACGAGAAGCTCGAGCCAGCCGCGTTTCGCGAATGACGCGGCTTGCATAGCCCGTGGCGAGCACGGAAAAGTTGTAGAAGCCGTGCAGGAGCATCGCTCCGATGAGGGTGCCCGCGACGCGGCGGAGGACATAAAGGCCGGTTCCGAAGGGGGACAGCGCTGAACCCCCGGAAGCTCATCGACCCAGATCCTGCTCGGCAAGAGCATGAGCGCCGTGGATCAGCCCAAACGCCAGCGACGACAGGAGCCATACCCATCCCTCGTCCAGCCGGGAACGCAGGCCGGTGAGGGTCCTGGGGTCATTTGATGGCGCGGTTTCAAGATTGAGCCAGGAAGCGTGGTGTCATTCGGTGGCGCGGGGTCGAGATTGAGCCAGGAAGCGTGGGATCATTTGGTGGCGGGCGGTGGAGACTGAGCCCCGAACCGTGGGGCCATTGGTGGCGCGCGGTCGGAATTGAGCCCGGAACCGTGGGGTCATTTGGTGGCGCGCGGTCGAGATTGACCCCAAACCGTGGGGTCATTTGGTGGCGGTCACGTTCCGGGTCATCCTCAACGGGCGTGCTCGAGCGGTTGCCAGTGGCTGCGCGTGTGCGCGTTTCAGGCTTCGCCGTCGCGGAGCCGTTGTTCGACGCGGCCGTGGACCACGTCAGAGTAGCCATTCCGCTCGATTTCACGGCGGATGAGGACTCGTATCGACATACCTGCGTCGTGCTGACGCTCCCACCAATCGAGTACGGACGTGTCGACCTTCGGGTCGAGATTCGCTTGCGCTCGGACGTACGGACCGTGCTCTCCGTGCTGGCCATCGTGTCCTCTTCCGATCAGGGGTCTCACCCCAGTGTCCCGTCCGCGTCGAGTGCCGTTATAACGACAAGCCGATCCATCCGCGTTCGCGCCCCGAGATGGGGGTTCGTGCCGCGGTCGCGACTCTGACTGGATGGACGCATGGATACGCACGAGGGGAACGCGGCCGGCACGTCGGCGCAGCGTGAGTACGAGCGCCGGCGGGCGAAGGACGAGGCGAAGGTCCGGGAGACGTGGGGGAGTGGACGCATCGGCAGCATCGCGGTGGCCCTGTCGTCGGAGCGCCAGAGCACGACGGCGTGGAAGTCCGGCGCGACGGGGGAGTCGAAGGTTGGAGCTCACCTCGAGGCGATCGCCTCGGACCGGATCATCGTGCTGCACGACCGCCGCATTCCGCGGGCCAAGGCGAACATCGACCACATCGTCGTCACCCGCGCCGGCGTCTGGGTCGTCGATGCCAAGCGGTACCAGGACAAGCGGCCCGAGTTGCGCGTCGAGGGCGGTCTGTTCCGACCACGCGTCGAGAAGCTCATCGTCGGCGGTGACCGCACGAAGCTCGTCGACGGGGTGCTCCGTCAGGTGTCGCTCGTGAGGGAGATGCTCGGCCAGCAGGTGGGCGCCGTCCCCGTGACCGGTGCGCTCTGCTTCGTCGACGCCGACTGGCCGATGTTCGGCGGCTCGTTCCGCATTCGTGGCGTTGAGGTGCTGTGGCCGAAGAAGCTCGTCAGTTCCCGCGACCGAAGTCGCTGCTGTGAGCCGCTTCGCTCTGTGTCATCCTTCTGACTTCGCTATGTGGCGTGATCGCGTCCCGGTAGACGAGCCCGATGCGGTCACGCGGAAGGATCATCTACCCTCTGCAGCTCGCAGCGCGCGCAGGTGCACCGCGGCCCAGGAGCGAAACGGCTTCCACGCCTCGGTGATCTCGTCGATCGAGCGATCGGTTCCGTAGCGTCTCGGGATTTCGTCGCTCAGCTTGCCCTCGTGGCGCGGCAGGACGTCGGGGAAGTTCGCGCCGCGGATCACTACGAGCTCGGCTGAGAACGGCCCCATTCCGAGGATGCTCTGTACCTGGTCGAACGCGTTGGCCGGCTGCAACGAGCGGAGGTGCGAGCCGGTGAGCTGGCCGTCGAGAGCGGCTTCGGCGATCGCCCGCAGGTACTCCGCCTTGCGGTCCGGCAACGTGAGCGTCGTCGCGAGCAGGGTGGCCGGCGTCGGAAAGGCTCCGTCGTCGCCGAGCTGCTGCGTGAGCCGCGTCTTGATGGCCGCTGCCTGCCGGGTCTGCAGGCGGCGCGACAGCACCGACCACACGGCCGCCTCGTAGGGCGAGAAGAAGCCGCACGGTCGGAACCCGCGGAGCTGCGCTTGCGCATCCGCGATGACCTCATCGCGCGCCGCGACGTCGGACCAGCCGCGCCCGTCGATGTCGATTGACAGCAGTCGACGGACCTGGTCGGTCGCTGCATCCAGGTCCCCGGTGCCCTCGACCACGATGCGGACGGACGGCCCGTCTTGGGTGACGACGGCGTCCACCCGCTGCCAGTCCGTGTCGCACAAGAAGGTGGTCTGAATGCCCTGGGACAACGTCTGTGACGCGAGCTTGCCGGGGGCGAAACCCTCCCAGAATTGTCTGGTGATGGCGAGGGACCAGGGCCCGATGACCTCGTGGAGGGTCTCGAGTCGAGACATCGATCAGGCCCCGTCGCTCGACCTGACGGCGACGCCGTAGGGGGCGGTGGCCGTGCAACCGGAGTGTCCGGCCATGACCACGAATGGTGACGCATCGAGTTCGAGGATGTTCATATCGTTCACTTCCGTCTTCTCGAGAGGAACAGCCATCTCTCGGCGGTGCGTTGAGTCGTGCGAGTGCCCGGCAAAAATGGCAGATCGGTCAGTGCACCGACACCGCTGCCTCGGTGTCGGGCCCCTGGGGTAGCAGCTCTGACTTCGAACCACGGATGAACACGGCCGCGATGATCGACGCGAGCACCAGTCCGATCGCCGCAGCGAGGAACGCGACGGAGTACCCGCTGGTAAACGCGTCAAGTTGTGACCCGCCGGCGCCGAAGTCGGCCACGCGTGCGGCGTAGAGGGCGGTGAAGACCGACAGCCCGATCGACCCACCGATCTGCAACGCCGAGTTCAGCGTGGCCGAGGCAGCGCCGGCGTCGTGCGGCTCGACACCCGTCAGCGCAAGGTTCTGCAGCGGGACGAAGACGAACGCCATGCCAAGACCCAGCACGATCAACGCCGGCAGCACCTGCACCAGGTACGAGCCATCGGCAGTGACACGGCTGAGGTAGGCGAGGCCGACGGCGGAGACCAGCGGTCCGCCGATCATCATGGGACGCGGGCCGATGGTGGACAACAGCTTCGTCGCCACCGGCACCATGACCATGATGCTGAGCGTGATCGGCAGCGTCGCCAGGCCGGCGAGCAGCGGGTCCATCCCGAGCACGATCTGCAGGTGGAACGAGACGTAGAGCATGGCCCCGATCATCACGCTGCCGACGATCATCTGGACCAG
This genomic interval carries:
- a CDS encoding nuclease-related domain-containing protein encodes the protein MDTHEGNAAGTSAQREYERRRAKDEAKVRETWGSGRIGSIAVALSSERQSTTAWKSGATGESKVGAHLEAIASDRIIVLHDRRIPRAKANIDHIVVTRAGVWVVDAKRYQDKRPELRVEGGLFRPRVEKLIVGGDRTKLVDGVLRQVSLVREMLGQQVGAVPVTGALCFVDADWPMFGGSFRIRGVEVLWPKKLVSSRDRSRCCEPLRSVSSF
- a CDS encoding DNA-3-methyladenine glycosylase 2 family protein, with product MSRLETLHEVIGPWSLAITRQFWEGFAPGKLASQTLSQGIQTTFLCDTDWQRVDAVVTQDGPSVRIVVEGTGDLDAATDQVRRLLSIDIDGRGWSDVAARDEVIADAQAQLRGFRPCGFFSPYEAAVWSVLSRRLQTRQAAAIKTRLTQQLGDDGAFPTPATLLATTLTLPDRKAEYLRAIAEAALDGQLTGSHLRSLQPANAFDQVQSILGMGPFSAELVVIRGANFPDVLPRHEGKLSDEIPRRYGTDRSIDEITEAWKPFRSWAAVHLRALRAAEGR